The following proteins are co-located in the Neodiprion virginianus isolate iyNeoVirg1 chromosome 6, iyNeoVirg1.1, whole genome shotgun sequence genome:
- the LOC124308020 gene encoding DNA topoisomerase 3-beta-1, giving the protein MKTALMVAEKPSLAASLAGILSNGRCSARKGLNGSCSVHEWTGPFKSETVNFKMTSVCGHVMSLDFNGKYNNWDKVDPVELFSCPTEKKEAVPKLKIPYFLAKEGANCDYLILWLDCDKEGENICYEVIYAVQQGLHRELDPNNIWRAHFSAITEKDIKAALANLGKPNENEARSVDARQELDLRIGCAFTRFQTKFFQGKYGDLDASLISYGPCQTPTLGFCVQRHDEIQTFKPDPYWVVQVTVKSSDGQDVVLNWNRVRCFDKEIANIFLAQVKEHAHARIVSIISTEKSKTRPIALNTVELMRVASSGLGMGPHHAMQIAERLYTQGYISYPRTETTSYPENFDLLATLKQQQNSSEWGEDVRKILSTGMNRPKKGHDAGDHPPITPMKSASRNELDGDAWRLYDYITRHFIASVAFDCKYLSTTVKFEIGTEIFTAVGKTLLDPGYTTVLTWQAFGANETLPKFTSGENANIHEVKLLECYTQPPDHLTEAELISLMEKHGIGTDASIPVHINNICIRNYVTVTAGRRLIPTPLGIVLVHGYQKIDPELVLPTMRSAVEEQLNLIAQGRADFHAVLLHTVEIFKQKFTYFVQSIDGMDQLFEVSFSPLSASGKSHSRCGKCRRYMKYIQTKPSRMHCSQCNETYNLPQNGNIRIYKELKCPLDDFELLSWSTGAKGKSYTFCPYCYNNPPFRDMKRGMSGCNSCTHPTCPHGMYNNGISSCLECETGILVLDPSAAPKWKLGCNRCDVIIHLFDDAHRVSVESDICDCGAQRVTVEYKQDKSKLPNETTELTGCVFCTPAFVALVEKYRAVASRPVTGRSRGHSRGRGRGKPRPPKDRMAQLAAYFV; this is encoded by the exons ATGAAGACTGCATTAATGGTAGCCGAAAAACCGTCCCTTGCCGCATCACTTGCCGGTATATTGAGCAATGGACGGTGCTCTGCTAGAAAAG GTTTAAATGGCTCATGCTCTGTTCACGAATGGACTGGACCATTCAAATCTGAAACtgtgaattttaaaatgacATCTGTCTGCGGGCACGTTATGAGTCTGGATTTCAACGgaaagtataataattgggACAAAGTTGATCCT GTAGAATTATTCTCTTGTCcaactgaaaaaaaagaagcagtTCCAAAGCTGAAGATTCCTTATTTTCTTGCTAAAGAAGGAGCTAATTGtgattacttaatattatGGCTGGATTGTGACAAGGAAGGTGAAAACATTTGTTACGAAGTTATTTATGCTGTTCAACAAGGACTACACCGAGAGCTGGATCCAAAT AACATATGGAGAGCTCATTTTTCGGCCATCACAGAGAAGGATATTAAAGCTGCATTAGCAAATCTCGGTAAaccgaatgaaaatgaagCACGGAGTGTAGATGCACGGCAAGAACTTGATCTGCGCATTGGATGTGCGTTCACACGTTTTCAAACCAAATTTTTCCAG GGAAAATATGGAGACTTGGATGCATCGCTCATATCATATGGTCCGTGTCAAACACCAACGCTTGGCTTTTGTGTTCAGAGGCATGACGAAATTCAAACGTTCAAACCAGACCCATACTGGGTTGTTcag GTTACCGTGAAATCCTCGGATGGGCAAGATGTTGTATTAAACTGGAATCGAGTAAGATGCTTTGATAAAGAAATTGCTAATATATTTTTGGCCCAAGTTAAGGAACACGCCCATGCTAG GATAGTGAGCATAATTAGTAcagaaaaatctaaaacacGACCAATAGCTCTCAACACAGTAGAATTAATGCGAGTTGCTAGCTCTGGATTGGGCATGGGACCACATCATGCCATGCAAATAGCTGAGCGGCTTTATACTCAGGGGTACATTAGTTATCCAAGAACAGAAACGACTTCATATCCAGAAAATTTCGACCTGTT AGCAACACTAAAGCAGCAACAAAACAGTTCTGAATGGGGTGAAGATGTACGGAAAATATTATCAACAGGAATGAACAGGCCTAAAAAAGGGCATGATGCTGGTGACCACCCGCCAATTACACCCATGAAAAGTGCATCTAGGAACGAACTTGATGGTGACGCCTGGAGATTATATGATTACATTACGCGTCATTTCATTGCTTCG GTCGCATTCGACTGTAAATACCTGAGCACTACGGTCAAGTTTGAAATTGGAACGGAAATATTTACTGCTGTCGGCAAGACATTGCTAGATCCTGGATATACTACAGTTCTTACGTGGCAGGCATTTGGAGCTAACGAAACTCTTCCAAAATTCACGAGTGGTGAAAACGCCAATATTCACGAA gtaAAACTACTCGAATGCTATACTCAACCTCCCGATCATCTCACTGAGGCAGAACTCATTTCACTAATGGAAAAGCATGGAATTGGAACCGATGCCTCTATCCCTGTACACATTAACAACATATGCATACGTAATTATGTTACTGTTACAGCAGGCAGAAGGCTCATTCCTACGCCGCTGGGTATAGTTTTAGTTCACGGTTATCAAAAA ATAGATCCCGAATTGGTTTTACCTACAATGAGGTCCGCAGTTGAAGaacaattgaatttaattgCACAAGGTAGAGCGGACTTCCATGCTGTTTTACTGCATACAGTTGAAATATTTAAGCAAAAGTTCACTTACTTTGTACAAAGTATAGATGGAATGGATCAATTATTTGAAGTCTCATTTTCACCTCTTTCTGCATCCGGTAAATCGCATTCGAG ATGTGGAAAGTGTCGACGATATATGAAATACATACAAACGAAACCGTCTCGCATGCACTGCTCTCAGTGTAACGAGACATACAATTTGCCTCAAAATGGAAACATTAGAATCTATAAAGAACTGAAATGCCCGTTGGATGACTTTGAACTGCTCTCATGGTCAACTGGAGCTAAGGGAAAAAGCTATACATTTTGTCCGTATTGTTATAACAACCCTCCATTCAG GGATATGAAACGGGGAATGAGCGGGTGTAATTCTTGCACACATCCAACATGCCCACACGGAATGTATAATAATGGTATCTCCAGTTGCTTAGAATGTGAAACAGGCATTCTAGTACTAGATCCATCAGCAGCACCGAAATGGAAACTCGGTTGCAATCGATGTGACGTTATAATCCATTTGTTTGACGATGCACACCGAGTTAGTGTAGAATCCGACATCTGCGATTGTGGAGCTCAGCGTGTCACAGTGGAATATAAACAG gACAAAAGTAAGCTACCTAATGAAACAACGGAGTTGACAGGATGCGTTTTTTGCACACCAGCTTTTGTTGCACTTGTCGAAAAATACAGAGCTGTTGCGTCTAGGCCAGTTACAGGCCGGTCACGGGGACACAGCAGGGGTCGTGGTCGAGGCAAACCCCGTCCTCCCAAAGATAGGATGGCGCAGCTGGCAGCCTACTTTGTGTAA
- the LOC124308024 gene encoding alpha-N-acetylgalactosaminidase isoform X2, which produces MVGIAGVIRLRSQLLCSQAVSLGLVNSNIINERMVQTVWIWCAVVLIAKFTAGLENGLVRTPPMGWLSWERFRCNTDCKNDPDNCIRDGLFRTMTDIVIAEGYAAVGYQYINIDDCWLERERGFDGQLKPDRQRFPYGIKNLADYVHSKGLKFGIYEDYGNYTCGGYPGILGHLEEDAALIASWDVDYIKLDGCYAHPSDMDKGYSEFGYYLNRTGRPMVYSCSWPVYQTFAGMKPNFSLISDTCNLWRNFGDIQDSWASIESIMDYFGDNQDDIAPNAGPGHWNDPDMLIVGNFGLSYEQSKTQMALWAILAAPLFMSVDLRTIRPEYKAILQNKKIIAVDQDPLGIQGRRIYKHKGIEIWARPISPTYQNYYSYAIAFINRRTDGTPSDVSVTLKELGLAYPAGYRVEDLYEDVDYGTLTPQTKIKVKVNPSGVVILRADVDLEAVYAQNNYTPFPVLNQVFKVNQNTFK; this is translated from the exons ATGGTCGGAATTGCCGGAGTTATCCGCTTACGTAGTCAGCTGTTATGTTCCCAGGCTGTCAGCCTAGGGTTGGTTAATTCGAATATAATAAACGAAAG GATGGTGCAGACGGTTTGGATATGGTGCGCAGTGGTTTTAATAGCAAAATTTACGGCTGGACTTGAAAATGGCCTCGTCCGAACCCCACCTATGGGCTGGCTGTCCTGGGAAAGGTTCAGATGCAATACAGACTGCAAAAATGATCCCGACAATTGCATCAG AGATGGCCTTTTCCGCACAATGACAGATATTGTTATAGCAGAAGGGTACGCGGCAGTTGGATATCAGTATATCAATATCGATGATTGTTGGCTCGAAAGGGAGAGAGGCTTTGATGGTCAGCTTAAGCCTGATAGACAACGTTTTCCTTATGGCATCAAGAATCTGGCTGATTAT gTACATTCCAAGGGATTGAAATTTGGCATTTATGAAGATTATGGTAATTACACCTGTGGTGGTTATCCAGGTATTTTGGGTCATTTAGAAGAAGATGCTGCACTCATTGCATCATGGGATGTTGATTACATAAAATTAGATGGTTGCTATGCCCATCCATCAGACATGGATAAAG GATATTCTGAATTTGGATACTACTTGAATCGAACAGGAAGACCTATGGTATACTCGTGTAGTTGGCCTGTTTATCAAACTTTTGCAGGCATGAAg CCAAACTTCAGTCTTATATCTGATACCTGTAATCTGTGGAGAAATTTCGGTGATATTCAAGATTCATGGGCGAGTATTGAGAGTATAATGGATTATTTTGGGGATAATCAAGATGATATTGCACCAAACGCCGGGCCTGGACACTGGAACGACCCAGATATGCTGATAGTCGGTAACTTTGGGCTTAGCTACGAACAAAGTAAAACGCAAATGGCCTTGTGGGCTATACTAGCAGCGCCGCTATTCATGTCAGTGGATCTTAGGACAATTAGACCAGAATACAAAGcaattttacaaaacaaaaaaataatagccGTCGATCAAGATCCCTTGGGAATTCAGGGCCGAAGAATTTACAAG CACAAGGGCATCGAAATCTGGGCAAGGCCTATTAGTCCAACTTACCAGAACTACTATTCCTATGCTATTGCATTCATTAATCGCCGAACTGACGGTACCCCATCAGACGTCTCTGTAACATTGAAGGAACTTGGACTAGCGTATCCCGCAGGCTACAGAGTAGAG GACTTGTACGAGGATGTTGATTATGGAACACTAACACCACAAACAAAGATTAAGGTTAAAGTGAACCCTTCGGGAGTTGTGATCCTACGTGCTGATGTAGATTTGGAAGCTGTATACGCccaaaataattacacccCCTTTCCAGTTCTGAACCAAGTTTTCAAAGTCAATCAAAATACCTTCAAATGA
- the LOC124308024 gene encoding alpha-N-acetylgalactosaminidase isoform X1, producing MVQTVWIWCAVVLIAKFTAGLENGLVRTPPMGWLSWERFRCNTDCKNDPDNCIRDGLFRTMTDIVIAEGYAAVGYQYINIDDCWLERERGFDGQLKPDRQRFPYGIKNLADYVHSKGLKFGIYEDYGNYTCGGYPGILGHLEEDAALIASWDVDYIKLDGCYAHPSDMDKGYSEFGYYLNRTGRPMVYSCSWPVYQTFAGMKPNFSLISDTCNLWRNFGDIQDSWASIESIMDYFGDNQDDIAPNAGPGHWNDPDMLIVGNFGLSYEQSKTQMALWAILAAPLFMSVDLRTIRPEYKAILQNKKIIAVDQDPLGIQGRRIYKHKGIEIWARPISPTYQNYYSYAIAFINRRTDGTPSDVSVTLKELGLAYPAGYRVEDLYEDVDYGTLTPQTKIKVKVNPSGVVILRADVDLEAVYAQNNYTPFPVLNQVFKVNQNTFK from the exons ATGGTGCAGACGGTTTGGATATGGTGCGCAGTGGTTTTAATAGCAAAATTTACGGCTGGACTTGAAAATGGCCTCGTCCGAACCCCACCTATGGGCTGGCTGTCCTGGGAAAGGTTCAGATGCAATACAGACTGCAAAAATGATCCCGACAATTGCATCAG AGATGGCCTTTTCCGCACAATGACAGATATTGTTATAGCAGAAGGGTACGCGGCAGTTGGATATCAGTATATCAATATCGATGATTGTTGGCTCGAAAGGGAGAGAGGCTTTGATGGTCAGCTTAAGCCTGATAGACAACGTTTTCCTTATGGCATCAAGAATCTGGCTGATTAT gTACATTCCAAGGGATTGAAATTTGGCATTTATGAAGATTATGGTAATTACACCTGTGGTGGTTATCCAGGTATTTTGGGTCATTTAGAAGAAGATGCTGCACTCATTGCATCATGGGATGTTGATTACATAAAATTAGATGGTTGCTATGCCCATCCATCAGACATGGATAAAG GATATTCTGAATTTGGATACTACTTGAATCGAACAGGAAGACCTATGGTATACTCGTGTAGTTGGCCTGTTTATCAAACTTTTGCAGGCATGAAg CCAAACTTCAGTCTTATATCTGATACCTGTAATCTGTGGAGAAATTTCGGTGATATTCAAGATTCATGGGCGAGTATTGAGAGTATAATGGATTATTTTGGGGATAATCAAGATGATATTGCACCAAACGCCGGGCCTGGACACTGGAACGACCCAGATATGCTGATAGTCGGTAACTTTGGGCTTAGCTACGAACAAAGTAAAACGCAAATGGCCTTGTGGGCTATACTAGCAGCGCCGCTATTCATGTCAGTGGATCTTAGGACAATTAGACCAGAATACAAAGcaattttacaaaacaaaaaaataatagccGTCGATCAAGATCCCTTGGGAATTCAGGGCCGAAGAATTTACAAG CACAAGGGCATCGAAATCTGGGCAAGGCCTATTAGTCCAACTTACCAGAACTACTATTCCTATGCTATTGCATTCATTAATCGCCGAACTGACGGTACCCCATCAGACGTCTCTGTAACATTGAAGGAACTTGGACTAGCGTATCCCGCAGGCTACAGAGTAGAG GACTTGTACGAGGATGTTGATTATGGAACACTAACACCACAAACAAAGATTAAGGTTAAAGTGAACCCTTCGGGAGTTGTGATCCTACGTGCTGATGTAGATTTGGAAGCTGTATACGCccaaaataattacacccCCTTTCCAGTTCTGAACCAAGTTTTCAAAGTCAATCAAAATACCTTCAAATGA